A region from the Cellvibrio sp. PSBB006 genome encodes:
- the mltB gene encoding lytic murein transglycosylase B codes for MTRVKAVEGFAVRHLGRPGYPTLGKAISLLIGCVVLGCATTGSADYSDHAETQGFIDEMVRDHGFEPEPLRQWLGQAEKKQNILDAISRPAEKTKTWKEYRPIFIVPARIENGVKFWRDNRAALTRAEREFGVPAEYIVAIIGVETNYGKNTGSHRVIDALTTLAFDYPPRAPFFRKELQNYFLLTREQKQDPMAFTGSYAGAMGYGQFMPSSYRAYAVDFDGDGFTDIWNNTTDAIGSVANYFKQHGWQGGKPVVSRVRPESDTSKDSFNDINPPTVTVGEWQKRGYQPISALPVDAKALILKLDGQHGEEYWLGLQNFYVITRYNRSHLYSMAVHQLSQLIKEKMESGQ; via the coding sequence ATGACGCGAGTCAAAGCGGTAGAGGGTTTTGCAGTCAGGCATTTGGGTAGACCCGGTTATCCCACCCTAGGCAAAGCCATCAGCCTGTTAATCGGTTGTGTGGTATTGGGGTGTGCGACGACGGGCTCGGCGGATTACAGCGATCATGCCGAAACCCAGGGCTTTATCGATGAGATGGTCCGCGATCATGGCTTTGAGCCTGAACCCTTGCGTCAATGGTTGGGGCAGGCGGAGAAAAAACAGAACATTCTCGATGCAATCTCCCGTCCGGCCGAAAAAACCAAAACCTGGAAAGAATACCGTCCGATCTTCATTGTCCCCGCACGCATTGAAAACGGTGTGAAATTCTGGCGGGATAACCGTGCTGCCCTGACGCGGGCTGAACGTGAGTTCGGTGTGCCGGCGGAATATATTGTGGCCATCATCGGGGTGGAGACCAACTACGGTAAAAACACCGGCAGTCATCGTGTTATCGATGCTCTCACCACACTGGCGTTTGACTATCCGCCCCGCGCACCTTTTTTTCGCAAGGAACTCCAGAACTACTTTCTCCTGACCCGCGAACAGAAACAGGACCCCATGGCGTTCACCGGTTCGTACGCCGGTGCCATGGGCTATGGCCAATTTATGCCGTCCAGCTATCGCGCCTATGCGGTGGATTTTGACGGTGACGGTTTTACGGATATCTGGAACAACACCACAGATGCCATCGGCAGCGTGGCCAATTACTTCAAACAACACGGTTGGCAAGGCGGTAAGCCGGTGGTCAGTCGCGTGCGGCCGGAGAGTGATACCAGCAAAGACAGCTTCAATGACATCAATCCGCCGACGGTAACGGTAGGCGAATGGCAAAAGCGCGGTTATCAACCTATCAGCGCTTTACCGGTGGATGCCAAGGCCCTGATCCTGAAACTCGACGGACAACATGGTGAAGAATATTGGCTCGGTCTACAAAATTTCTATGTCATTACCCGTTATAACCGCAGTCATTTGTATTCCATGGCCGTACATCAATTGAGTCAACTGATTAAAGAAAAAATGGAGTCCGGCCAATGA
- a CDS encoding septal ring lytic transglycosylase RlpA family protein, whose product MSSAMRLLILGLVGLLLFACTPIKPYPSSTPKQPDFDDIKDSGPEREIDTSHVPDAVPRHEARTMAGNKNPYTVLGKTYYLLEDESSYKERGRASWYGKKFHGRRTSNGEIYDMYAMTAAHKTLPIPSYVRVTNIQNGRSTVVRVNDRGPFHSDRIIDLSYAAAQRLGILNAGTGMVDVEIVLPDDAPPAPLKANATNNVIAGSKLPANTHLQIGAFSSEASAKQFAAQVSGHLTYPVIISRNQTGKPIFRVRVGPITDARDLQQVRLDIKKLNIPEAHVVYE is encoded by the coding sequence ATGAGTTCTGCCATGCGTTTGTTGATTCTGGGTTTGGTTGGTCTGCTGTTATTTGCCTGTACGCCCATCAAACCTTATCCATCATCTACTCCCAAACAACCGGATTTCGACGATATCAAGGACAGTGGTCCGGAACGCGAGATTGATACTTCCCATGTGCCCGATGCAGTCCCGCGCCATGAAGCGCGCACCATGGCAGGCAATAAAAATCCATACACGGTGTTGGGTAAAACTTACTACTTGCTGGAGGATGAAAGCTCCTACAAAGAGCGTGGCAGAGCCTCCTGGTACGGTAAAAAATTTCACGGCAGACGCACATCGAATGGCGAAATCTACGATATGTATGCCATGACGGCAGCTCACAAAACCCTGCCCATCCCATCTTATGTGCGCGTGACCAATATCCAGAATGGCAGGAGTACTGTGGTGCGGGTGAATGATCGGGGTCCGTTCCACAGTGACCGCATTATTGACCTGAGTTACGCCGCCGCGCAGCGCCTCGGTATTCTCAACGCCGGCACCGGGATGGTTGATGTAGAGATTGTCCTGCCGGATGATGCACCGCCTGCACCTTTGAAAGCCAACGCCACGAATAATGTGATAGCAGGCAGTAAACTGCCTGCCAATACGCATCTGCAAATCGGTGCCTTTAGCTCTGAGGCCAGTGCAAAACAATTTGCCGCGCAAGTGTCCGGTCATTTGACTTATCCGGTGATCATCAGCCGCAATCAAACGGGCAAACCAATTTTTCGCGTGCGAGTAGGCCCCATTACCGATGCGCGGGATTTACAGCAAGTGCGTCTCGACATAAAAAAATTGAATATTCCTGAAGCACACGTTGTCTACGAATGA
- a CDS encoding D-alanyl-D-alanine carboxypeptidase family protein, protein MLKTLFTSALLLLASDTLLAQSAPTPNAPSQQVIIPSPPQLAATGYLLMDADTGTVIVEHNADERLPPASLTKMMSSYIVSEEIENGRIGEKDMVNISVKAWRMGGSKMFIREGTQVSVEDLLLGVIVQSGNDATVALAEYVSGSEDAFVDVMNQKAALMGMNSTHFENSTGWPAEGHLTTARDLGILARAIINDHPAHYALYKEKYFVWNDIRQPNRNLLLFRDETVDGLKTGHTEEAGYCLVASAKRDGMRLISVVMGTTSENARAAESQKLLAYGFRYYETLSLYNAGTELSKTRIWGGKSDEVGLGIAEDIKLTLPRGRQQDLQANMHINDVIKAPIEAGQALGKVTIELDGEVQAEADLIALQPVEQAGFFARIWDSIKLFFRNLFS, encoded by the coding sequence ATGTTAAAAACGTTATTTACCAGTGCATTGTTATTGCTGGCTAGCGATACGCTGCTGGCTCAATCCGCGCCCACACCGAATGCACCCAGCCAGCAAGTCATTATTCCCTCTCCACCGCAACTCGCTGCGACCGGCTACTTATTGATGGACGCCGATACCGGCACAGTGATCGTTGAGCATAATGCCGATGAACGCTTACCCCCGGCGAGTCTCACCAAGATGATGTCGAGTTACATCGTTTCGGAAGAAATTGAAAATGGCCGTATCGGCGAAAAAGATATGGTTAATATCAGCGTCAAAGCCTGGCGCATGGGCGGCTCCAAGATGTTTATCCGCGAAGGCACCCAGGTATCGGTCGAGGATTTATTACTCGGTGTGATTGTGCAATCCGGCAACGATGCAACGGTGGCGTTGGCTGAATATGTCTCTGGCAGTGAAGATGCCTTTGTGGATGTCATGAACCAGAAAGCCGCGTTGATGGGTATGAACAGCACCCATTTCGAAAACTCCACCGGCTGGCCCGCTGAAGGCCATCTGACCACTGCTCGTGATTTGGGCATTCTGGCGCGCGCGATCATTAATGATCACCCGGCCCATTACGCACTGTATAAAGAAAAATATTTTGTCTGGAATGATATTCGCCAGCCGAATCGCAACCTCTTGTTATTTCGCGACGAAACGGTGGACGGTTTGAAAACCGGTCACACCGAGGAAGCGGGCTATTGCCTGGTGGCGTCGGCGAAGCGGGATGGTATGCGTTTAATCTCGGTGGTCATGGGTACCACCAGCGAGAATGCCCGCGCGGCGGAATCGCAAAAACTGCTGGCCTATGGGTTCCGCTATTACGAAACGCTCTCGCTCTATAATGCCGGCACTGAGCTCAGTAAAACCCGCATTTGGGGCGGCAAAAGTGATGAAGTGGGGCTGGGCATTGCGGAAGATATCAAGCTAACCCTGCCGCGCGGTCGCCAGCAGGATCTGCAAGCCAATATGCACATCAATGACGTTATCAAGGCGCCTATTGAGGCGGGTCAGGCATTGGGCAAGGTCACGATTGAACTGGATGGTGAAGTACAGGCGGAGGCGGATCTGATTGCCTTGCAGCCGGTTGAGCAAGCAGGCTTCTTTGCTCGTATATGGGACAGCATCAAGCTGTTCTTCCGCAATTTGTTTAGCTAA
- a CDS encoding DUF805 domain-containing protein, which translates to MEATQNPYQTPEGQLTVDGQGYGEIDFFSPACRIGRLRYLAHGFLFGLVAYVAILVVVVIMSAVLAAVGMEGGPVAGVIVIVSMILYLLLMAGFFIFMIQRLHDLNKSGWLSLLAIVPLVNLFFAFYLIFARGTEGANNYGLAPPPNKTWHWIVGLIGPVFFAIAMVGIMAAVAIPAYQDYVERAEQAAEDAQTQYGDELQYQDEAGDEDTSDYSDYADEE; encoded by the coding sequence ATGGAAGCTACTCAAAATCCCTATCAAACACCGGAAGGTCAATTGACTGTCGATGGCCAAGGTTACGGTGAAATTGATTTTTTCTCACCCGCTTGCCGGATCGGTCGGTTACGTTATCTCGCCCATGGCTTTTTATTCGGCTTGGTTGCCTATGTAGCAATCTTGGTGGTTGTTGTGATCATGAGCGCAGTACTGGCTGCGGTTGGTATGGAAGGCGGGCCTGTTGCAGGCGTTATCGTCATTGTCTCCATGATTCTTTATCTGCTATTAATGGCTGGCTTTTTTATTTTTATGATCCAACGCCTGCATGATTTGAATAAAAGCGGTTGGTTGAGCCTTCTTGCTATCGTGCCTTTGGTAAATCTCTTTTTCGCCTTCTACCTGATTTTTGCGCGCGGTACCGAAGGGGCTAATAACTATGGATTAGCACCGCCACCCAATAAGACCTGGCACTGGATTGTAGGTTTGATTGGTCCTGTGTTCTTTGCGATTGCGATGGTCGGCATTATGGCTGCCGTGGCGATTCCCGCATATCAGGATTATGTCGAGCGAGCGGAGCAGGCGGCTGAGGATGCACAAACTCAATATGGTGATGAGCTTCAATACCAGGATGAGGCTGGTGACGAGGATACATCAGACTATTCAGATTACGCTGACGAAGAATAA
- a CDS encoding DUF58 domain-containing protein produces the protein MKPHHWSRRRWIPSKRLYGGLLLLAIVAFILAFVNSYFALGNSLESGGAVLLAGLIVVGVDYMMSRQLPGIDIEREVAGNLAVDKWASVTLHLRHQFNRAVRVQVFDGVPANAELQNLPLFLELLPGRTSQVSYNLRPLERGPLAIEPAYLQIPSPLGFWQVQYRSGTASNVKVYPDFMAIAAYTILATDNHTSQIGIKRKPRRGTGLEFQQLREYRLGDSLRQLDWKATSRRQKLISREYQDERDQQIVLLVDSGRRMRAKDDELSHFDHSLNAMLLVSYIALRQGDSVSVMSFGEVNRWIPAQKGVERIKNLLNGMYDLQAGQCAPDYTAAAEKLALLQQKRSLVILVTNSRDEDVNELLLAVNLLKKRHLVMIANIREEILDQLEQRPVTNLDEAISYAGVQQYLSSRREVQKKLTASGVYTLDCTAKELAVRVANSYLEIKGAGVL, from the coding sequence ATGAAACCACACCACTGGAGCCGCCGCCGCTGGATACCGAGCAAACGTCTTTACGGCGGGTTGCTCTTGCTGGCCATCGTCGCCTTCATACTGGCCTTCGTGAACAGCTATTTCGCTCTGGGTAACAGTCTGGAATCCGGCGGAGCGGTGCTGTTGGCCGGTCTGATTGTGGTGGGGGTGGATTACATGATGTCGCGCCAGTTACCCGGGATCGACATTGAGCGAGAAGTCGCAGGCAATCTGGCGGTCGATAAATGGGCCAGTGTCACCCTGCATTTACGCCACCAATTTAACCGGGCTGTGCGGGTGCAGGTATTTGACGGCGTGCCCGCCAACGCCGAACTGCAAAACCTGCCCCTATTCCTCGAACTCCTGCCCGGTCGCACCAGTCAGGTCAGTTACAACCTGCGGCCGCTGGAGCGCGGGCCTTTGGCTATCGAGCCAGCTTATCTGCAAATTCCCAGCCCCCTGGGTTTCTGGCAAGTCCAGTACCGCAGCGGCACCGCCAGTAACGTGAAGGTCTATCCGGATTTTATGGCCATTGCGGCTTACACCATCCTGGCCACAGACAACCACACCAGCCAGATCGGCATCAAACGCAAACCCCGTCGCGGCACGGGTCTGGAGTTCCAGCAACTGCGTGAATATCGCCTCGGCGACAGCTTGCGGCAACTCGATTGGAAAGCCACGTCCCGCCGTCAGAAACTCATCTCCCGCGAATACCAGGACGAACGGGATCAGCAGATTGTATTGCTGGTGGACAGCGGCCGCCGTATGCGCGCCAAGGATGACGAGCTCAGCCATTTCGATCACTCACTGAACGCGATGCTGCTGGTGAGCTACATCGCCTTGCGCCAGGGTGACAGCGTCAGTGTGATGAGTTTTGGCGAGGTCAACCGTTGGATTCCAGCGCAAAAAGGTGTGGAGCGAATCAAGAATCTGCTTAACGGCATGTACGATCTGCAAGCCGGGCAATGCGCACCGGATTACACCGCAGCTGCCGAAAAACTCGCCCTGTTGCAACAAAAACGCTCGCTGGTGATTCTGGTCACCAACTCCCGCGATGAAGATGTGAATGAATTGTTATTGGCGGTAAACCTGTTGAAGAAACGCCATCTGGTGATGATCGCCAATATTCGCGAAGAAATTCTCGATCAACTGGAACAACGCCCGGTAACCAACCTCGACGAAGCCATCAGCTATGCCGGGGTACAGCAGTATCTGAGCAGTCGCCGTGAAGTGCAGAAAAAATTGACCGCTTCCGGGGTGTATACCCTGGACTGCACGGCAAAAGAATTGGCGGTGCGGGTGGCGAACAGTTATCTGGAGATTAAAGGCGCGGGCGTTTTATAA
- a CDS encoding MoxR family ATPase, which translates to MSDDISRESRLEQASALANNLLQEIRKALIGQDLIIEQVLVALIARGHVLIEGVPGLGKTLLVRSLAKCFGGQFSRVQFTPDLMPSDVTGHAMFNMAKQEFEIRRGPVFTNLLLADEINRAPAKTQAALLEVMQEGQITIEGESFKTGEPFMVLATQNPVEQEGTYPLPEAELDRFMLKVMIDYPSESDEQVMLRHVSGQAQGGFGLEDIRTLLKPSHVLSLQKVAEQITVDDQILHYVVKLVRTTREWNGIARGAGPRACIALLAAARAYALIKGNTFVTPDDVKTMYLPALRHRILLSPELAIEGVDADRVLHSVMQHVEAPRH; encoded by the coding sequence ATGAGTGACGACATTTCCCGCGAGTCCCGCCTGGAGCAAGCCAGTGCCCTGGCCAACAACCTGTTGCAGGAAATCAGGAAAGCCTTGATCGGCCAGGACCTTATCATTGAGCAGGTGTTGGTCGCCTTGATTGCGCGCGGCCATGTGTTGATTGAAGGCGTACCCGGTCTCGGCAAGACACTTCTGGTGCGCAGCCTGGCGAAATGTTTCGGCGGCCAGTTTTCCCGGGTGCAGTTCACCCCGGATCTGATGCCCAGCGATGTCACAGGCCACGCCATGTTCAACATGGCCAAACAGGAATTCGAGATTCGCCGGGGCCCGGTGTTTACCAACTTATTGCTTGCGGACGAAATCAACCGTGCACCAGCCAAAACCCAGGCAGCGCTGCTGGAAGTCATGCAGGAAGGCCAAATCACCATCGAAGGCGAATCCTTCAAGACCGGCGAACCGTTTATGGTACTCGCCACCCAGAACCCGGTGGAGCAAGAAGGTACTTATCCGCTGCCGGAAGCAGAGCTGGACCGGTTTATGCTGAAAGTAATGATCGATTACCCCAGCGAAAGCGATGAGCAAGTCATGCTGCGGCATGTCAGCGGCCAGGCGCAAGGCGGCTTTGGTCTGGAGGATATCCGCACCCTGCTAAAACCGTCCCACGTCCTGAGCCTGCAAAAGGTCGCCGAGCAGATCACCGTGGATGACCAGATCCTGCATTACGTGGTCAAGCTGGTGCGCACCACCCGCGAGTGGAACGGCATTGCCCGCGGCGCCGGCCCGCGCGCCTGTATCGCACTGCTCGCCGCCGCCCGCGCCTATGCCTTGATCAAAGGCAATACCTTTGTCACCCCGGACGATGTCAAAACCATGTACCTGCCCGCCCTGCGCCACCGCATTCTGCTATCGCCGGAACTGGCCATCGAAGGCGTGGATGCCGACCGGGTGCTGCACTCAGTCATGCAACACGTCGAGGCGCCTCGACATTAG
- a CDS encoding DUF4350 domain-containing protein, whose product MARRLSTNKLLLLAIAAVIIGLLYWASRYITWKEEEIDLGYSREALKDDFLAVKQFLAHQGVDSQSLRSFGMLDNMAWQGEHVGPQDTLVLLNAHKMLRGQRLDNLLAWVEQGGTVITTTYNPFIGAGGGTDPLLDHFSILVGDYEDTDTEEDNDPTSDDADEEITEPDDQAEDVLDDEDSTTDPDNDDEESDEEKLPDNHFRCSLYLEPQAVDFFDESEPLLIDYSGGVAFDYYGDEPEGWSGDDRGLHLAQFEWGQGLVIINSDNEIWTNQRVDCHDHAYALWKLIDHDGKVWFLINQEAPSLWSLLWQSVPYGMLAALLALGLWLWAKAIRFGPILTRKTEGRRSLAEHIYASAMLLWRRQQHPYLVERLREEVRQLLHQHYPQFNQWSEQEQISHLQQLTSLNATELHRALFSNTLQHPQDFTLAVACLQTIRKSI is encoded by the coding sequence ATGGCTAGACGGTTGTCCACCAACAAATTGCTTCTTCTGGCTATCGCGGCGGTAATCATTGGCCTGCTTTATTGGGCCAGCCGCTATATCACCTGGAAGGAAGAAGAAATCGACCTGGGTTATTCACGTGAAGCCCTGAAAGATGACTTTCTCGCCGTTAAACAATTCCTGGCCCACCAAGGCGTGGACAGCCAAAGCCTGCGCAGTTTCGGCATGCTCGACAATATGGCCTGGCAGGGCGAGCACGTGGGTCCGCAGGATACCCTCGTATTGCTTAACGCCCATAAGATGTTGCGCGGCCAGCGCCTGGACAACCTGCTCGCTTGGGTTGAGCAGGGCGGCACCGTTATCACCACCACCTACAACCCGTTTATCGGCGCTGGTGGCGGTACCGATCCTTTGCTTGATCACTTCAGCATCCTGGTCGGGGACTACGAAGATACGGATACGGAAGAAGATAACGACCCAACTTCCGATGATGCTGATGAGGAGATCACCGAGCCGGATGATCAGGCGGAAGACGTTCTGGACGACGAGGACTCCACGACCGACCCGGACAACGATGACGAAGAATCCGACGAAGAGAAATTGCCCGACAACCACTTCCGTTGTTCACTTTACCTGGAGCCCCAAGCGGTTGATTTCTTCGATGAATCCGAGCCCCTGTTGATTGATTACAGCGGCGGCGTGGCGTTTGATTATTACGGTGACGAGCCTGAGGGATGGTCAGGCGATGACCGGGGCCTGCACCTGGCGCAGTTCGAATGGGGTCAGGGTCTGGTGATCATCAACAGCGACAACGAGATCTGGACCAATCAGCGCGTCGATTGTCACGACCATGCCTATGCGCTGTGGAAATTAATCGATCACGACGGCAAGGTGTGGTTTTTGATCAATCAGGAAGCCCCGTCATTGTGGAGCCTGCTCTGGCAATCGGTCCCTTACGGCATGCTCGCCGCGCTACTGGCTTTGGGATTGTGGTTATGGGCCAAGGCTATCCGCTTCGGACCCATCCTGACCCGTAAAACCGAGGGGCGCCGCAGTCTGGCAGAACATATCTACGCCAGCGCCATGTTGCTGTGGCGGCGTCAGCAGCATCCCTATCTGGTTGAGCGCCTGCGTGAAGAAGTCAGGCAGCTGTTGCACCAACATTATCCCCAGTTCAATCAATGGTCCGAGCAGGAACAGATCAGCCACCTGCAGCAGCTTACCTCCCTGAATGCGACCGAATTGCACCGGGCGCTGTTCAGCAACACCTTGCAACATCCCCAAGATTTCACCTTGGCAGTCGCCTGCCTGCAAACCATAAGGAAAAGTATATGA
- a CDS encoding DUF4129 domain-containing protein: protein MNLDQVTIEIRPRRAWEAVDLGLLMARRWWWSMTKVWLLLTLPLFLLLNLVPQDWIWLSTVIIWWLKPLFERPLLHILSQAVFGYLPDTRSTLKAFPAQASRQWFLSLTWRRFSFTRSLDLPVIQLEGLSSERRKQRLGILHREDSNPATWLTIIGVHVESFLSLGMLILLYAFVPSEVEIDWMSLFTSQEAVWFAYLTNTCGYLAISLVAPFYVACGFSLYLNRRIKLEAWDIDIAFQRIVNKRRAQPQGQTVIALVFAFFIGLMPWSESQAQEDVAAEPVALETAHKPLDRQSAKAGIDAVLAGEDFHQKEIFRYPSFLDQDDEEKENDQEGEWDWLMDILRGFTDALRLASWLELLLWAGVIGLIVWVVFRYRHWLAAYLPQQVPETAQRVRPVTLFGLDLSRESLPADVSATALELWHRAEHRASLALLYRACLIRLLDAGLDIEDGHTEGECLQLARDYAQDKPAANAAIAYFDQLTQAWQRLAYGHIAVDSEIAEQLCRQWNPLWRPAPASEGGANG from the coding sequence ATGAATCTCGATCAGGTAACCATCGAAATTCGGCCGCGTCGCGCCTGGGAGGCAGTCGATCTGGGACTGCTGATGGCACGCCGCTGGTGGTGGTCCATGACCAAGGTCTGGCTGCTGTTAACCCTGCCGTTATTCCTGCTGCTTAATCTGGTGCCCCAGGATTGGATATGGCTCAGCACCGTGATCATCTGGTGGCTCAAGCCCCTGTTCGAGCGACCGTTACTGCATATCCTCAGCCAGGCGGTGTTTGGTTATCTGCCCGATACCCGCAGCACGTTAAAAGCCTTTCCCGCTCAAGCTTCACGTCAATGGTTTCTGAGCCTCACCTGGCGGCGCTTCAGTTTCACTCGTTCGCTTGACCTTCCGGTTATCCAATTGGAAGGCTTGAGCAGCGAGCGGCGTAAGCAACGTCTGGGGATTCTTCACCGCGAAGACTCCAACCCCGCCACCTGGCTGACCATCATCGGCGTCCACGTTGAGAGCTTTTTAAGTCTGGGCATGTTGATCTTGCTCTATGCCTTTGTGCCCAGCGAGGTCGAGATTGACTGGATGTCCCTGTTTACCAGCCAGGAAGCGGTCTGGTTTGCCTATCTCACCAATACCTGTGGTTATCTGGCGATCTCGCTGGTGGCGCCGTTTTACGTGGCCTGTGGTTTTTCGCTTTACCTGAACCGCCGTATCAAACTGGAAGCCTGGGACATCGACATTGCGTTCCAACGCATCGTCAACAAACGCCGTGCCCAGCCTCAAGGCCAAACTGTTATTGCCCTGGTGTTTGCCTTCTTCATAGGTTTGATGCCCTGGTCGGAATCCCAAGCTCAGGAGGACGTGGCAGCAGAGCCGGTAGCACTGGAGACTGCGCATAAACCTCTGGATCGCCAATCGGCAAAAGCTGGTATCGACGCCGTGTTGGCGGGCGAGGATTTTCATCAGAAAGAGATTTTCCGCTATCCCAGCTTTCTGGATCAGGATGATGAAGAAAAAGAGAACGACCAGGAAGGCGAATGGGATTGGCTGATGGATATTCTGCGCGGCTTCACCGATGCCTTACGGCTGGCCAGTTGGCTTGAGTTGCTGCTCTGGGCCGGGGTGATTGGCTTGATTGTCTGGGTGGTGTTTCGCTATCGCCACTGGCTCGCCGCCTACCTGCCGCAACAGGTACCGGAAACAGCCCAGCGCGTTCGCCCGGTGACCCTTTTCGGGCTGGATTTGAGTCGTGAATCCTTACCGGCTGATGTCAGTGCCACGGCACTGGAGCTTTGGCATCGGGCGGAGCATCGAGCATCTTTGGCCCTGCTTTACCGCGCCTGCCTGATCCGCTTGCTCGACGCCGGACTGGATATTGAAGACGGCCACACCGAAGGTGAATGCCTGCAACTTGCCCGCGATTACGCGCAAGATAAACCGGCCGCCAACGCGGCCATTGCCTATTTCGACCAATTGACCCAAGCCTGGCAGCGCCTGGCCTATGGGCATATAGCAGTCGACAGCGAAATAGCTGAGCAACTGTGTCGCCAGTGGAATCCCTTGTGGCGCCCCGCCCCAGCAAGCGAGGGTGGTGCCAATGGCTAG
- a CDS encoding stage II sporulation protein M, producing the protein MKQGQFEALYQPAWQALEKLIEQLEARKGSLTAEQLADFAPLYRKLCHFHALAKERQYSSYLVDKLGDLVIRGHQQLYRRKQPLAQQFLRFIVTDFPRLVRQEQGYFWTATALLYFPGLLLFLAVLWQPDLVYTLMAPEQVDNFEEMYNPANRTLGSARESDTNWQMFGFYISNNIGVSFRTFASGLLYGVGSIFFLVFNGLLFGAVAGHLTNAEYTETFFTFVVGHGSFELTAIVISGAAGLKLGYHLLNPGNRTRLEALKQAGHVAIRLVYGVIIMLVIAAFIEAFWSSNNILVAWQKYLVGAALWLVVIAYLALSGRRSGGR; encoded by the coding sequence ATGAAGCAGGGACAGTTTGAAGCACTTTACCAACCCGCCTGGCAGGCGCTGGAAAAGCTGATCGAGCAACTGGAAGCCCGCAAGGGCTCACTGACCGCCGAGCAACTGGCGGATTTTGCGCCACTCTACCGCAAGCTGTGCCACTTCCATGCCTTGGCCAAAGAGCGCCAGTACAGCAGCTATCTGGTGGACAAGCTGGGCGATCTGGTGATTCGTGGTCATCAGCAGCTGTACCGTCGCAAACAGCCTTTAGCCCAGCAATTTCTGCGTTTTATCGTTACTGACTTTCCACGCCTGGTGCGTCAGGAGCAAGGTTATTTCTGGACCGCTACCGCGCTGCTGTACTTCCCCGGCTTGTTGCTGTTCCTCGCCGTCCTGTGGCAGCCGGACCTGGTGTATACGCTCATGGCACCGGAGCAGGTGGACAACTTCGAGGAGATGTACAACCCCGCCAACCGCACCCTTGGCAGCGCCCGCGAATCTGACACCAATTGGCAGATGTTCGGCTTTTATATCAGCAATAACATCGGTGTTTCGTTTCGCACCTTTGCGTCGGGCTTGTTGTATGGAGTGGGCTCGATTTTCTTTTTGGTCTTTAACGGTTTGCTGTTCGGTGCCGTGGCCGGCCACCTGACCAATGCGGAATACACCGAGACCTTCTTTACCTTTGTGGTGGGCCACGGCAGCTTTGAGTTAACGGCTATTGTGATCTCCGGCGCGGCAGGTTTGAAGCTGGGTTATCACCTGCTCAATCCGGGTAACCGCACCCGTCTGGAGGCGCTCAAGCAGGCTGGCCACGTCGCCATCCGCCTGGTTTATGGGGTGATCATCATGCTGGTGATTGCGGCATTTATCGAGGCTTTCTGGTCATCCAACAATATTCTGGTTGCCTGGCAAAAATACCTTGTTGGTGCGGCACTTTGGTTGGTAGTAATTGCTTACTTAGCCCTTAGTGGCCGCAGGTCGGGGGGCAGATGA
- a CDS encoding RDD family protein, whose translation MILDTRLSLETPEGATLPLAPAGMGVRIMAFMIDMLIKTVANIVVFTVLALLGGMGMGIALILAFLLEWFYPVYFEVWHQGRTPGKKNLHIRVVNDDGTPVTFGPSLLRNLLRVVDFLPLMYLTGIITSLFNPQFKRLGDLVAGTLVVYDADPIPGPNFDVKGRQPVPADFTTDEQRALLAFAERSKRLSPERQSELAAILLPVLKTDEPVIAIKQMANSMVGRQ comes from the coding sequence TTGATACTCGACACCCGCCTTTCGCTTGAAACCCCTGAAGGAGCCACCCTTCCGCTCGCCCCCGCCGGTATGGGCGTGCGCATCATGGCGTTTATGATCGACATGTTGATCAAAACCGTCGCCAATATCGTGGTCTTTACCGTATTGGCTCTCCTCGGCGGCATGGGTATGGGCATTGCGCTGATCCTGGCCTTTTTGCTGGAGTGGTTTTACCCGGTGTACTTCGAGGTCTGGCACCAGGGGCGCACACCGGGAAAGAAAAACCTCCATATCCGCGTGGTTAATGACGATGGCACCCCGGTCACCTTCGGCCCTTCGCTGCTGCGCAATCTGTTACGGGTGGTGGATTTTCTGCCCTTGATGTACCTCACTGGCATTATCACCAGCCTGTTCAACCCCCAATTCAAACGCCTCGGCGATCTGGTGGCCGGCACTCTGGTGGTGTACGACGCTGATCCCATTCCCGGTCCCAATTTTGATGTGAAAGGCCGTCAACCCGTGCCAGCAGATTTCACGACCGATGAACAACGGGCATTGCTGGCTTTTGCCGAACGGAGTAAGCGTTTATCACCGGAGCGCCAGAGTGAATTGGCCGCGATCCTGCTGCCCGTCCTTAAGACGGATGAGCCCGTCATTGCCATCAAGCAAATGGCCAACAGCATGGTGGGCCGCCAATGA